One region of Oncorhynchus mykiss isolate Arlee chromosome 8, USDA_OmykA_1.1, whole genome shotgun sequence genomic DNA includes:
- the snap47 gene encoding synaptosomal-associated protein 47 isoform X4, producing MTSPNRDIPIHSWPGSYYINSEKRWEAGTLSLTRTILRFTSHQSKENLVGFRLTRITEIKMESSSFIFSTLTVLEQGNLKHWFGSLRPNRLVVYNVLEHFWRERLLSPSTEVQGAEAQPTKGRELINLVAGAQRRLEDTGNVLHHQGEQFDNVMQGLDKIDSDLGVADKLLSELQSPPWWPFGKLPWKSQQDANAEHAAREATCKGTATGKHRGITSIPAIVSRGGDSDLKPGCLMVMVSSLEVRDTNYVLLHRFERDEVDDIRVHNPYEISVRQRFIGKPDICFRLLSAKMPEAMSVLEMQYKKKVEYTSEYSAFKTTPATTPGDQNQGLIWNAGLQQYQETEVPSTVPAGELSQVHLHVLTPEVTQAEVQELRQMLMQLKNLALEAETELERQDEGLDVLTTSTDQATMHIDKHTCRMKRLL from the exons ATGACAAGCCCAAACCGAGACATCCCCATCCACAGCTGGCCAGGCTCCTACTACATCAACAGCGAGAAGCGCTGGGAGGCCGGGACCCTGTCCCTGACCCGCACCATATTGCGCTTCACCTCACACCAGAGCAAAGAGAACCTGGTTGGCTTCCGCCTCACCAGGATTACGGAGATCAAGATGGAGTCGTCCAGCTTCATCTTCAGCACTCTGACTGTGTTGGAACAGGGGAATCTCAAGCACTGGTTCGGCTCACTGAGGCCCAACCGGTTGGTGGTCTACAATGTCCTGGAGCATTTctggagggagaggttgttgtcccccTCTACTGAGGTCCAGGGGGCCGAGGCACAGCCCACCAAGGGGAGGGAGCTGATTAACCTGGTGGCAGGGGCTCAAAGACGGCTAGAGGACACAGGGAATGTCCTCCACCACCAGGGAGAGCAGTTTGATAACGTCATGCAGGGCCTGGACAAGATCGACTCTGATCTGGGCGTGGCAGACAA GCTACTGTCTGAACTGCAGTCTCCCCCTTGGTGGCCTTTTGGCAAATTACCCTGGAAGAGTCAGCAGGATGCCAATGCTGAGCATGCTGCCAGAGAGGCCACTTGTAAGGGAACAGCAACAGGCAAGCACAGAGGGATCACCAGCATACCAGCCATCGTTTCCAGAGGTGGAGACTCGGACCTGAAGCCTGGCTGCTTGATGGTGATGGTCTCCTCTTTAGAAGTCCGAGACACAAACTATGTGCTCCTCCACCGCTTTGAGAGGGACGAGGTGGATGACATCCGGGTGCACAACCCTTATGAGATCAGTGTGAGGCAGAGGTTCATAGGGAAGCCAGACATATGCTTCAGACTCCTGTCGGCTAAAATGCCGGAGGCCATGTCTGTGCTAGAGATGCAGTATAAGAAGAAGGTAGAGTACACGAGTGAGTACTCTGCCTTTAAGACGACCCCAGCCACAACCCCAGGTGACCAGAATCAAGGTTTAATATGGAATGCAG GCTTGCAGCAGTACCAGGAGACAGAGGTCCCCAGTACGGTCCCAGCAGGAGAGCTTTCCCAGGTGCATCTACATGTCCTTACGCCAGAGGTTACTCAGGCTGAGGTTCAGGAGCTCCGACAG ATGCTAATGCAGTTGAAAAATCTTGCTCTGGAGGCTGAGACTGAGCTGGAGAGGCAAGACGAGGGCCTGGATGTTCTGACCACCTCTACGGACCAGG
- the snap47 gene encoding synaptosomal-associated protein 47 isoform X3: MTSPNRDIPIHSWPGSYYINSEKRWEAGTLSLTRTILRFTSHQSKENLVGFRLTRITEIKMESSSFIFSTLTVLEQGNLKHWFGSLRPNRLVVYNVLEHFWRERLLSPSTEVQGAEAQPTKGRELINLVAGAQRRLEDTGNVLHHQGEQFDNVMQGLDKIDSDLGVADKLLSELQSPPWWPFGKLPWKSQQDANAEHAAREATCKGTATGKHRGITSIPAIVSRGGDSDLKPGCLMVMVSSLEVRDTNYVLLHRFERDEVDDIRVHNPYEISVRQRFIGKPDICFRLLSAKMPEAMSVLEMQYKKKVEYTSEYSAFKTTPATTPGDQNQGLIWNAAGLQQYQETEVPSTVPAGELSQVHLHVLTPEVTQAEVQELRQMLMQLKNLALEAETELERQDEGLDVLTTSTDQATMHIDKHTCRMKRLL; this comes from the exons ATGACAAGCCCAAACCGAGACATCCCCATCCACAGCTGGCCAGGCTCCTACTACATCAACAGCGAGAAGCGCTGGGAGGCCGGGACCCTGTCCCTGACCCGCACCATATTGCGCTTCACCTCACACCAGAGCAAAGAGAACCTGGTTGGCTTCCGCCTCACCAGGATTACGGAGATCAAGATGGAGTCGTCCAGCTTCATCTTCAGCACTCTGACTGTGTTGGAACAGGGGAATCTCAAGCACTGGTTCGGCTCACTGAGGCCCAACCGGTTGGTGGTCTACAATGTCCTGGAGCATTTctggagggagaggttgttgtcccccTCTACTGAGGTCCAGGGGGCCGAGGCACAGCCCACCAAGGGGAGGGAGCTGATTAACCTGGTGGCAGGGGCTCAAAGACGGCTAGAGGACACAGGGAATGTCCTCCACCACCAGGGAGAGCAGTTTGATAACGTCATGCAGGGCCTGGACAAGATCGACTCTGATCTGGGCGTGGCAGACAA GCTACTGTCTGAACTGCAGTCTCCCCCTTGGTGGCCTTTTGGCAAATTACCCTGGAAGAGTCAGCAGGATGCCAATGCTGAGCATGCTGCCAGAGAGGCCACTTGTAAGGGAACAGCAACAGGCAAGCACAGAGGGATCACCAGCATACCAGCCATCGTTTCCAGAGGTGGAGACTCGGACCTGAAGCCTGGCTGCTTGATGGTGATGGTCTCCTCTTTAGAAGTCCGAGACACAAACTATGTGCTCCTCCACCGCTTTGAGAGGGACGAGGTGGATGACATCCGGGTGCACAACCCTTATGAGATCAGTGTGAGGCAGAGGTTCATAGGGAAGCCAGACATATGCTTCAGACTCCTGTCGGCTAAAATGCCGGAGGCCATGTCTGTGCTAGAGATGCAGTATAAGAAGAAGGTAGAGTACACGAGTGAGTACTCTGCCTTTAAGACGACCCCAGCCACAACCCCAGGTGACCAGAATCAAGGTTTAATATGGAATGCAG CAGGCTTGCAGCAGTACCAGGAGACAGAGGTCCCCAGTACGGTCCCAGCAGGAGAGCTTTCCCAGGTGCATCTACATGTCCTTACGCCAGAGGTTACTCAGGCTGAGGTTCAGGAGCTCCGACAG ATGCTAATGCAGTTGAAAAATCTTGCTCTGGAGGCTGAGACTGAGCTGGAGAGGCAAGACGAGGGCCTGGATGTTCTGACCACCTCTACGGACCAGG
- the snap47 gene encoding synaptosomal-associated protein 47 isoform X2: MTSPNRDIPIHSWPGSYYINSEKRWEAGTLSLTRTILRFTSHQSKENLVGFRLTRITEIKMESSSFIFSTLTVLEQGNLKHWFGSLRPNRLVVYNVLEHFWRERLLSPSTEVQGAEAQPTKGRELINLVAGAQRRLEDTGNVLHHQGEQFDNVMQGLDKIDSDLGVADKLLSELQSPPWWPFGKLPWKSQQDANAEHAAREATCKGTATGKHRGITSIPAIVSRGGDSDLKPGCLMVMVSSLEVRDTNYVLLHRFERDEVDDIRVHNPYEISVRQRFIGKPDICFRLLSAKMPEAMSVLEMQYKKKVEYTSEYSAFKTTPATTPGDQNQGLIWNAGLQQYQETEVPSTVPAGELSQVHLHVLTPEVTQAEVQELRQMLMQLKNLALEAETELERQDEGLDVLTTSTDQATMHIDKHTCRMKRLLCRCQ, from the exons ATGACAAGCCCAAACCGAGACATCCCCATCCACAGCTGGCCAGGCTCCTACTACATCAACAGCGAGAAGCGCTGGGAGGCCGGGACCCTGTCCCTGACCCGCACCATATTGCGCTTCACCTCACACCAGAGCAAAGAGAACCTGGTTGGCTTCCGCCTCACCAGGATTACGGAGATCAAGATGGAGTCGTCCAGCTTCATCTTCAGCACTCTGACTGTGTTGGAACAGGGGAATCTCAAGCACTGGTTCGGCTCACTGAGGCCCAACCGGTTGGTGGTCTACAATGTCCTGGAGCATTTctggagggagaggttgttgtcccccTCTACTGAGGTCCAGGGGGCCGAGGCACAGCCCACCAAGGGGAGGGAGCTGATTAACCTGGTGGCAGGGGCTCAAAGACGGCTAGAGGACACAGGGAATGTCCTCCACCACCAGGGAGAGCAGTTTGATAACGTCATGCAGGGCCTGGACAAGATCGACTCTGATCTGGGCGTGGCAGACAA GCTACTGTCTGAACTGCAGTCTCCCCCTTGGTGGCCTTTTGGCAAATTACCCTGGAAGAGTCAGCAGGATGCCAATGCTGAGCATGCTGCCAGAGAGGCCACTTGTAAGGGAACAGCAACAGGCAAGCACAGAGGGATCACCAGCATACCAGCCATCGTTTCCAGAGGTGGAGACTCGGACCTGAAGCCTGGCTGCTTGATGGTGATGGTCTCCTCTTTAGAAGTCCGAGACACAAACTATGTGCTCCTCCACCGCTTTGAGAGGGACGAGGTGGATGACATCCGGGTGCACAACCCTTATGAGATCAGTGTGAGGCAGAGGTTCATAGGGAAGCCAGACATATGCTTCAGACTCCTGTCGGCTAAAATGCCGGAGGCCATGTCTGTGCTAGAGATGCAGTATAAGAAGAAGGTAGAGTACACGAGTGAGTACTCTGCCTTTAAGACGACCCCAGCCACAACCCCAGGTGACCAGAATCAAGGTTTAATATGGAATGCAG GCTTGCAGCAGTACCAGGAGACAGAGGTCCCCAGTACGGTCCCAGCAGGAGAGCTTTCCCAGGTGCATCTACATGTCCTTACGCCAGAGGTTACTCAGGCTGAGGTTCAGGAGCTCCGACAG ATGCTAATGCAGTTGAAAAATCTTGCTCTGGAGGCTGAGACTGAGCTGGAGAGGCAAGACGAGGGCCTGGATGTTCTGACCACCTCTACGGACCAGG
- the snap47 gene encoding synaptosomal-associated protein 47 isoform X1 yields MTSPNRDIPIHSWPGSYYINSEKRWEAGTLSLTRTILRFTSHQSKENLVGFRLTRITEIKMESSSFIFSTLTVLEQGNLKHWFGSLRPNRLVVYNVLEHFWRERLLSPSTEVQGAEAQPTKGRELINLVAGAQRRLEDTGNVLHHQGEQFDNVMQGLDKIDSDLGVADKLLSELQSPPWWPFGKLPWKSQQDANAEHAAREATCKGTATGKHRGITSIPAIVSRGGDSDLKPGCLMVMVSSLEVRDTNYVLLHRFERDEVDDIRVHNPYEISVRQRFIGKPDICFRLLSAKMPEAMSVLEMQYKKKVEYTSEYSAFKTTPATTPGDQNQGLIWNAAGLQQYQETEVPSTVPAGELSQVHLHVLTPEVTQAEVQELRQMLMQLKNLALEAETELERQDEGLDVLTTSTDQATMHIDKHTCRMKRLLCRCQ; encoded by the exons ATGACAAGCCCAAACCGAGACATCCCCATCCACAGCTGGCCAGGCTCCTACTACATCAACAGCGAGAAGCGCTGGGAGGCCGGGACCCTGTCCCTGACCCGCACCATATTGCGCTTCACCTCACACCAGAGCAAAGAGAACCTGGTTGGCTTCCGCCTCACCAGGATTACGGAGATCAAGATGGAGTCGTCCAGCTTCATCTTCAGCACTCTGACTGTGTTGGAACAGGGGAATCTCAAGCACTGGTTCGGCTCACTGAGGCCCAACCGGTTGGTGGTCTACAATGTCCTGGAGCATTTctggagggagaggttgttgtcccccTCTACTGAGGTCCAGGGGGCCGAGGCACAGCCCACCAAGGGGAGGGAGCTGATTAACCTGGTGGCAGGGGCTCAAAGACGGCTAGAGGACACAGGGAATGTCCTCCACCACCAGGGAGAGCAGTTTGATAACGTCATGCAGGGCCTGGACAAGATCGACTCTGATCTGGGCGTGGCAGACAA GCTACTGTCTGAACTGCAGTCTCCCCCTTGGTGGCCTTTTGGCAAATTACCCTGGAAGAGTCAGCAGGATGCCAATGCTGAGCATGCTGCCAGAGAGGCCACTTGTAAGGGAACAGCAACAGGCAAGCACAGAGGGATCACCAGCATACCAGCCATCGTTTCCAGAGGTGGAGACTCGGACCTGAAGCCTGGCTGCTTGATGGTGATGGTCTCCTCTTTAGAAGTCCGAGACACAAACTATGTGCTCCTCCACCGCTTTGAGAGGGACGAGGTGGATGACATCCGGGTGCACAACCCTTATGAGATCAGTGTGAGGCAGAGGTTCATAGGGAAGCCAGACATATGCTTCAGACTCCTGTCGGCTAAAATGCCGGAGGCCATGTCTGTGCTAGAGATGCAGTATAAGAAGAAGGTAGAGTACACGAGTGAGTACTCTGCCTTTAAGACGACCCCAGCCACAACCCCAGGTGACCAGAATCAAGGTTTAATATGGAATGCAG CAGGCTTGCAGCAGTACCAGGAGACAGAGGTCCCCAGTACGGTCCCAGCAGGAGAGCTTTCCCAGGTGCATCTACATGTCCTTACGCCAGAGGTTACTCAGGCTGAGGTTCAGGAGCTCCGACAG ATGCTAATGCAGTTGAAAAATCTTGCTCTGGAGGCTGAGACTGAGCTGGAGAGGCAAGACGAGGGCCTGGATGTTCTGACCACCTCTACGGACCAGG